One Gimesia chilikensis DNA segment encodes these proteins:
- a CDS encoding ABC transporter permease subunit/CPBP intramembrane protease, whose amino-acid sequence MVSPYDQDSDHRIYTPTTGFRFSGLLKKELREILRDRRTVITLILMPLLVYPLLGLLLQKFFLSQMSQLGKVEYRIILSNESEGQLFRALLTKGNRLLATNPGMSPVEQKAADDEQPLARFQRVDPVIKFLIADSSGENQNISKLVRDGLVDVGVRYIPIDTAQADQGGERHSGRFQITYGAQSPHSRRAAEYVEKRLQAVRWNYRDQLLTEMGKSDTVPFIATFDPVKSEMRQGASLVTFVPMILLLMTMTGAVYPAIDLTAGERERGTLETLMAAPLPRMWILCSKFFAVLAVATLTALVNMVAMLATAYANGLEGMLFGEGLTPVVLMQILLLLLIFAAFFSAVLLCITSFARSFKEAQAYLIPLMLISMAPGVIGLVPDLKMTLLWAVIPLANIVLLSRDFLLHQAQPALFFVSVFSTVFYGVVALSLAARIFGTDTILYQSEASWSDFFKRSTKTHAAPALNNAVLCLAVLFPVFILSAAFISRLQELSMAMRLLASGTLTFCLFLLIPLLFAWLGGVNLKSGFRWNRPRPLACVGAVLLGFTLWPMAYEIEIFALTDYRIEVLTKLFDSMKLELELVPLWIKLISLAVLPAICEELFFRGYLLSGLLNRFSSTKSIFISAFLFALFHVIVRDSLFIERFFPSFFMGISLGYVNVLSRSVIPGIVLHMLHNGLLITFASYQHYFSQWDMNLQDQKHLPLFWLIVSLCSIVVGFALVYFSSRNQKTDETLVGVTPPTAG is encoded by the coding sequence ATGGTGTCACCCTACGATCAGGACTCGGATCACCGGATCTACACTCCCACGACCGGTTTTCGCTTTTCGGGTCTGTTGAAGAAAGAACTACGCGAAATTCTCCGCGACCGCCGCACCGTGATCACCCTGATCCTGATGCCGCTGCTGGTCTATCCACTGCTTGGTCTTCTATTGCAGAAGTTCTTTTTGAGCCAGATGAGCCAGCTGGGCAAAGTCGAATACCGAATTATTCTCTCCAACGAATCAGAGGGACAGCTGTTTCGCGCCCTGCTCACTAAAGGGAACCGTCTGCTGGCAACCAATCCAGGCATGTCGCCTGTCGAACAGAAAGCAGCTGACGACGAGCAGCCCCTGGCCCGCTTTCAACGGGTCGATCCGGTAATCAAGTTTCTGATCGCCGACAGTTCCGGTGAAAATCAAAACATTTCGAAACTGGTCCGCGATGGTCTGGTCGATGTGGGCGTACGCTACATTCCCATCGACACTGCGCAGGCTGATCAGGGTGGAGAGAGACACAGTGGCCGTTTTCAGATTACCTACGGCGCACAGTCGCCCCACAGTCGACGGGCCGCGGAATATGTCGAGAAACGTCTGCAGGCCGTACGCTGGAATTACCGCGACCAGCTGCTGACAGAAATGGGAAAAAGCGACACCGTTCCGTTCATCGCGACGTTTGATCCGGTAAAGTCCGAGATGCGACAGGGGGCTTCCCTGGTGACGTTCGTCCCCATGATTCTGCTGTTGATGACGATGACTGGCGCCGTCTATCCCGCAATCGATCTGACAGCCGGCGAACGCGAACGTGGAACGTTGGAAACCTTAATGGCTGCGCCGTTACCCCGCATGTGGATTCTGTGTTCCAAGTTTTTTGCCGTCCTGGCGGTGGCGACGCTGACGGCCCTCGTGAATATGGTGGCGATGCTGGCGACCGCTTATGCAAACGGTCTGGAGGGGATGCTGTTCGGCGAGGGGCTGACGCCGGTCGTCTTAATGCAGATTCTGTTACTCCTGTTGATCTTCGCCGCCTTCTTCTCTGCGGTCCTGCTCTGTATTACCAGCTTTGCCCGCAGCTTCAAAGAAGCACAGGCCTACCTGATTCCGCTGATGCTGATCTCGATGGCCCCCGGTGTCATCGGCCTGGTGCCCGATCTCAAAATGACGCTGCTCTGGGCGGTGATTCCCCTGGCGAATATCGTACTGCTCAGCCGCGATTTTTTACTGCATCAGGCGCAGCCGGCACTGTTTTTTGTTTCCGTCTTTTCCACGGTCTTCTACGGCGTGGTTGCCCTCAGCCTGGCCGCCCGGATATTCGGCACCGATACAATTTTGTATCAGAGTGAGGCTTCCTGGAGCGATTTTTTCAAGCGTTCCACCAAAACCCATGCCGCCCCCGCGCTGAATAATGCAGTGCTCTGTCTGGCGGTGTTGTTTCCGGTGTTCATCCTGTCGGCTGCATTTATCAGTCGGCTGCAGGAACTTTCCATGGCGATGCGACTGCTGGCATCAGGCACGCTCACCTTCTGTCTGTTTCTGCTGATCCCACTTTTATTCGCCTGGCTGGGTGGTGTGAATCTGAAGTCCGGCTTTCGCTGGAATCGCCCCCGACCGCTGGCCTGCGTGGGAGCGGTCCTGCTGGGATTCACGCTCTGGCCGATGGCTTACGAGATCGAGATCTTCGCCCTGACCGACTATCGCATTGAAGTTCTCACGAAACTATTTGATTCGATGAAGCTGGAACTGGAGCTGGTACCACTCTGGATCAAGCTGATCAGCCTGGCGGTACTCCCCGCGATCTGCGAAGAACTCTTCTTCCGCGGTTACCTGTTGAGCGGTCTCTTGAACCGATTTTCGAGTACCAAATCGATCTTCATTTCAGCGTTTCTGTTCGCACTCTTCCACGTCATCGTGCGTGATTCCCTGTTTATCGAGCGGTTTTTTCCCAGCTTCTTCATGGGAATCTCTTTGGGATATGTCAACGTCCTCTCGCGAAGTGTCATTCCCGGGATTGTGCTGCACATGTTGCACAACGGCTTGCTGATTACCTTCGCCAGCTATCAGCACTACTTCTCACAATGGGACATGAACCTGCAGGACCAGAAACATCTGCCCCTTTTCTGGCTGATCGTTTCCCTCTGTTCCATCGTGGTCGGGTTCGCGCTGGTTTATTTCAGTAGCCGGAACCAGAAAACAGACGAGACGCTGGTCGGCGTCACTCCCCCGACAGCTGGTTAA
- a CDS encoding ABC transporter ATP-binding protein, producing the protein MIRVQNLTRIFEAGKQDVLAVDHISFAVEAGEVYGLLGPNGAGKTTTLRMILGLLKPTSGDAEVEGFRVSTHPDEIKRRVGLVSTSAGLYQWLTPREILSFFADVYGVSAAQAEDRIARLSDLFRLSEFLDRRSATLSTGQKQRVNLSRSLIHDPPVMLMDEPTRGLDVVGSKVIFDYIDHLRDEGKAVIVCTHRLDEAEQLCDRFGLLYEGKKSYEGTLEELQQCTSCQTLTQIFLQLLDAPVTKSETVAAAQGELL; encoded by the coding sequence ATGATCCGCGTTCAAAACCTCACACGTATTTTCGAAGCCGGAAAACAGGATGTTCTGGCCGTCGATCATATTTCGTTCGCAGTCGAAGCAGGGGAAGTCTATGGTTTGCTGGGGCCCAATGGTGCCGGTAAAACTACAACGCTCCGCATGATTCTCGGCCTGCTCAAACCGACCAGTGGCGATGCCGAAGTCGAAGGCTTTCGCGTCTCGACGCATCCCGACGAAATCAAACGACGGGTCGGCCTCGTCTCAACCAGTGCCGGCCTGTACCAGTGGTTGACGCCCCGCGAGATCCTCTCTTTTTTCGCCGACGTCTATGGCGTCTCCGCGGCGCAGGCGGAAGACCGTATCGCGCGACTGTCGGACCTGTTCCGGCTCTCCGAATTTCTCGATCGTCGTTCTGCTACATTGAGCACCGGTCAGAAGCAACGCGTCAATCTGTCACGCTCCCTGATCCACGATCCGCCCGTGATGCTGATGGATGAACCGACGCGTGGTCTGGATGTGGTCGGCAGCAAGGTCATCTTCGATTACATCGACCATCTCCGTGATGAAGGCAAAGCCGTCATCGTCTGCACACATCGTCTGGATGAAGCCGAGCAGCTCTGTGATCGGTTCGGACTCCTGTACGAGGGTAAGAAAAGCTACGAGGGCACACTGGAAGAGCTGCAGCAATGCACTTCCTGTCAGACATTAACCCAGATCTTCCTGCAACTGCTGGATGCGCCTGTGACAAAATCGGAAACAGTCGCCGCGGCACAGGGGGAACTGCTTTAA
- a CDS encoding outer membrane protein assembly factor BamB family protein, with protein MRCFPRQIVLTLLFCLLASSLFAADDWRVWRGPTGNGVAAAGQTPPVKWSETENIHWKTPLPGRGHASPIVVNDRVLIATADESQEIQSVVCLARDSGKILWKTDVNRGGFAPKIHQKNTHASPTLASNGELVFAAFPHHESIQLTALDLDGKQRWQIRAGGFLPRAYQFGYGPSPLLYENTVIVAAEYEKNGYLAAFDQQTGKEVWRLDRPDKINFSTPIVARIAGRDQLLHSGNSRVASFDPRNGREIWSVPAPWIVSCGTMVWDQELVFASGGFPTKGTIAVKADGSDKVAWTNRVKCYEQSMLAANGYLYAVDDNGIAYCWDAQTGKEMWKHRLGGKVSSSLVLANGNLYLTNERGTTFVFRSNPQKFELQAENQLGDEGFASPAICGSQIFHRAAGRASGKRQDMLYCIGK; from the coding sequence ATGAGATGCTTCCCCCGCCAGATCGTGCTGACACTTCTGTTCTGCCTGCTTGCGTCCAGCCTGTTTGCCGCTGATGACTGGCGCGTGTGGCGCGGGCCCACGGGAAACGGGGTGGCGGCTGCCGGGCAAACACCACCAGTCAAGTGGTCGGAAACGGAAAACATTCACTGGAAAACCCCACTCCCCGGACGGGGCCATGCCTCGCCGATCGTGGTTAATGATCGAGTACTGATTGCGACCGCTGATGAGTCACAGGAAATCCAGTCGGTGGTTTGTCTCGCCCGGGACTCGGGGAAGATACTCTGGAAAACCGACGTCAACCGGGGTGGTTTCGCTCCCAAAATTCATCAGAAGAATACGCACGCTTCTCCCACACTCGCTTCCAATGGCGAACTGGTTTTCGCGGCCTTCCCGCATCATGAAAGTATTCAACTCACGGCGCTCGATCTGGATGGGAAACAGCGTTGGCAGATCCGGGCGGGGGGCTTTCTGCCCAGGGCGTATCAGTTCGGCTATGGTCCCTCTCCCCTTCTCTATGAAAATACGGTGATCGTGGCAGCCGAGTATGAGAAGAACGGTTACCTGGCTGCCTTCGATCAACAGACGGGCAAAGAAGTCTGGCGTCTCGATCGCCCTGATAAAATCAATTTCTCGACGCCCATTGTCGCCCGCATCGCTGGTCGGGACCAGCTGCTACACAGCGGCAACTCGCGGGTTGCGAGTTTCGATCCGCGAAATGGTCGCGAGATCTGGTCGGTCCCTGCTCCCTGGATTGTCAGCTGTGGCACCATGGTCTGGGATCAGGAGCTCGTCTTCGCCAGTGGTGGTTTTCCAACCAAGGGAACCATCGCGGTGAAAGCAGATGGTTCGGACAAGGTCGCCTGGACGAACCGCGTCAAATGCTATGAGCAATCGATGCTGGCTGCGAATGGATATCTCTATGCGGTCGATGACAACGGCATCGCCTACTGCTGGGATGCACAGACCGGGAAAGAGATGTGGAAGCATCGCCTGGGCGGGAAAGTCTCTTCCTCACTGGTCCTCGCGAACGGCAATCTGTATCTGACGAACGAACGGGGGACCACGTTTGTCTTCCGTTCGAATCCTCAGAAATTTGAACTGCAGGCAGAAAACCAGCTCGGCGACGAAGGTTTTGCTTCGCCGGCAATCTGCGGCAGTCAGATCTTTCATCGCGCGGCCGGACGCGCCTCGGGAAAACGTCAGGACATGCTCTACTGCATCGGCAAATAG
- a CDS encoding DUF1559 domain-containing protein has product MELKRSKKRGFTLIELLVVIAIIAILIALLLPAVQQAREAARRSTCKNNLKQIGLALHNYHETHSMFPNDVWTNAPGGSSPGARNYSWITLILPFLEQAPLYNQINFSAPLLGQTGTAGPIQATKLPVLHCPSDQDHDPSARDGFATTNYAGSQGFDWWDRPNQVHTGVFTLKSKVRIRDITDGTTTTIAVGEVPQNGFASGGRTCGAGRLRDGGGEAVYRMAFIASTHIVVMNDPRNQLLLPDGTSTGEDATFFKTAPYAWGPVYIAAHCLNSEWPGPGSVHQGGAHFLMADGSVRFISENIDYHGDHNQSTGAPSLWMSLNTIAGGRFDSIVGDF; this is encoded by the coding sequence ATGGAGTTGAAACGCTCAAAGAAGAGAGGCTTTACGTTGATTGAATTGCTGGTGGTCATCGCGATCATCGCAATTTTGATCGCCCTGCTACTACCCGCCGTTCAACAGGCGCGCGAAGCGGCCCGTCGAAGTACCTGCAAGAACAACCTCAAGCAGATCGGGTTGGCACTGCACAACTATCATGAAACACACTCGATGTTTCCCAACGATGTCTGGACGAACGCTCCGGGTGGTTCCTCACCGGGAGCTCGTAACTACAGTTGGATTACTCTGATTTTACCATTCCTGGAACAGGCGCCCCTGTATAATCAGATTAATTTCTCTGCACCGCTGCTGGGCCAGACTGGAACGGCAGGACCAATTCAGGCGACTAAACTGCCTGTCCTGCATTGCCCTTCAGACCAGGACCATGATCCCAGCGCCCGTGATGGTTTCGCGACCACCAACTATGCCGGATCTCAGGGATTTGACTGGTGGGATCGACCCAACCAGGTTCACACAGGCGTCTTCACGCTGAAATCAAAAGTCCGGATTCGTGACATCACCGATGGAACCACCACGACCATTGCCGTGGGTGAAGTTCCGCAAAATGGTTTTGCCAGTGGCGGACGAACCTGTGGTGCCGGCCGACTCCGCGACGGTGGTGGAGAAGCGGTCTACCGCATGGCATTTATTGCTTCGACACACATCGTGGTCATGAACGATCCCCGAAATCAGCTGTTGTTACCGGACGGTACTTCCACCGGTGAAGATGCCACATTCTTTAAAACAGCTCCTTATGCCTGGGGGCCGGTTTATATCGCTGCTCACTGTCTGAACTCAGAATGGCCAGGACCGGGTTCTGTGCATCAGGGAGGCGCTCACTTCCTGATGGCCGATGGTTCGGTACGATTCATCAGTGAAAACATCGATTACCACGGTGATCACAACCAGTCAACTGGAGCACCCAGCCTCTGGATGTCGCTCAATACGATTGCCGGTGGTCGCTTCGATAGTATCGTTGGCGATTTTTAA
- a CDS encoding NAD(P)/FAD-dependent oxidoreductase: protein MLPLKHFDYLIVGQGLAGTALGWTLQQRGYHTLIIDRVEEITSSKIAAGLITPITGLRLVVSWRLEEFLPFAVRFYREIEALTGSRFLELNPMLRLFASEQEQEQYQQRSQTHFPELVSIPEPLANESEFDVSQGGFEMQSGGKLDVPTYLEASREWFQQQNCFLKADIDPQQDLAWEADQVQINRLGVSADKIIFCQGIQARHNPWFEKVPFEGVKGEILTLKIPGLTERRVVNRGVWLAHWQDDLYRAGSTYDREHLDCEPTAAGREEIMQRLTEFLNVPFEVVEHRAAVRPVIRGRLPVLGLHPEIPCVGFFNGFASKGSLQTPWMAAHFADVLEDKATPEKQLDLSRKLKPKS from the coding sequence ATGTTACCACTTAAACATTTTGACTATCTCATCGTCGGCCAGGGACTCGCAGGCACTGCGCTCGGCTGGACGCTGCAGCAACGCGGCTATCACACCTTGATCATCGATCGTGTTGAAGAGATCACGTCCTCGAAAATTGCTGCTGGATTGATTACGCCCATAACCGGACTGCGTCTGGTGGTCTCCTGGCGACTGGAAGAATTCCTGCCCTTCGCCGTCCGCTTCTATCGTGAAATTGAAGCGCTTACCGGTTCCCGTTTCCTGGAGTTGAACCCAATGCTGCGTCTGTTCGCTTCAGAGCAGGAACAGGAACAGTACCAGCAACGATCCCAGACACATTTTCCGGAACTGGTTTCGATTCCCGAGCCTCTGGCGAACGAATCAGAATTCGATGTGTCACAGGGGGGATTCGAAATGCAGAGCGGAGGAAAACTGGATGTTCCCACTTACCTGGAAGCTTCGCGAGAGTGGTTTCAACAACAAAACTGTTTTTTGAAAGCGGACATCGATCCTCAACAGGACCTGGCATGGGAAGCAGACCAGGTCCAGATCAATCGTCTGGGAGTGAGTGCCGACAAAATCATTTTCTGCCAGGGGATCCAGGCGCGGCACAATCCCTGGTTTGAAAAAGTGCCTTTTGAGGGCGTCAAAGGAGAAATCCTGACCTTGAAAATTCCAGGTCTGACAGAGCGACGCGTGGTGAACCGGGGAGTCTGGCTCGCGCACTGGCAGGATGACCTGTATCGCGCCGGCTCGACTTATGATCGGGAACACCTCGACTGTGAACCCACGGCTGCCGGCCGTGAAGAAATCATGCAGCGTCTGACCGAATTTCTGAACGTTCCATTTGAAGTTGTCGAGCATCGGGCCGCGGTCCGTCCGGTCATTCGCGGACGACTGCCTGTATTGGGACTGCATCCGGAAATCCCATGCGTCGGATTCTTCAACGGTTTTGCCTCGAAAGGGAGTCTGCAAACCCCCTGGATGGCAGCCCATTTTGCCGATGTACTGGAAGACAAAGCGACGCCGGAAAAACAACTGGACCTCAGCCGTAAGCTCAAACCAAAATCATGA
- a CDS encoding class I SAM-dependent methyltransferase: MTRLTDQAHARISDILRAGETAIDATAGNGHDTCFLCQTVGPTGYVYAIDIQESALEQTATQLAEVDCFHCELICSDHSLLAEIVPAEHQGATGAIMFNLGYLPGGDHSLITQQATTVRALDAAIGYLRPGGILSILAYPGHPGGEAETGAIVEWMNELPASEFKTETILARSSAPTAPRLLIVTRQES, from the coding sequence ATGACACGTTTAACCGACCAGGCACACGCACGCATCTCTGATATTCTCCGCGCCGGTGAAACCGCCATCGACGCCACTGCGGGGAACGGGCACGACACCTGTTTTCTCTGTCAGACCGTTGGTCCCACGGGGTACGTGTATGCAATCGACATTCAAGAGTCGGCACTGGAGCAGACAGCCACACAACTCGCGGAGGTGGACTGCTTTCATTGTGAACTCATCTGCTCTGATCACAGTCTACTGGCAGAGATCGTTCCGGCTGAACACCAGGGCGCGACGGGAGCGATCATGTTTAACCTGGGCTACCTGCCCGGGGGTGATCACAGTCTGATTACACAGCAGGCAACCACAGTGCGGGCGCTGGACGCGGCGATCGGTTACCTGCGTCCCGGAGGAATTCTGTCGATCCTCGCTTATCCGGGACACCCTGGTGGGGAAGCAGAAACCGGCGCCATTGTAGAATGGATGAATGAGTTACCTGCCAGCGAATTCAAAACGGAAACGATCCTGGCGCGTTCGTCTGCACCAACCGCGCCACGTCTGCTGATTGTCACCAGGCAGGAATCCTGA
- a CDS encoding putative signal transducing protein, whose product MSDSLETVYSTTNVMEAEFIKMTLEGEGIRCLLENENQAAMTGIFEIKVDVVSSNVDRARQIIDEIRESSQSHEDSSEEE is encoded by the coding sequence ATGAGTGATAGTCTGGAAACTGTCTATTCAACGACGAATGTGATGGAAGCGGAATTCATCAAGATGACGCTGGAAGGGGAAGGCATTCGCTGTCTGCTCGAGAATGAAAATCAGGCTGCGATGACCGGAATCTTTGAGATCAAAGTCGATGTGGTCTCATCGAACGTAGATCGCGCCCGCCAGATCATTGACGAAATCCGTGAGTCTTCGCAATCGCACGAGGATTCCTCTGAAGAGGAATAA
- a CDS encoding dipeptidase: MNRLSLRSLFLHLLTPLLITGGLIPCPTQAEPPAKKPVVLTDRARELHRQCLVVDGHNDLPWTMREKAASSFKQADIAQPQPKFHTDIPRLRDGNVGAQFWSAYVPTETSQERRAAHYTLEQIDLIHRMIKRYPDVFEMASTADDIERIHKSGKIASMIGVEGGHSIENSLSLLRVFYGLGVRYMTLTHSDTLDWADSATDTAKHDGLSPFGEEVVRTMNELGMLVDISHVSQATMEDVLRVSQAPIIASHSSARAVADHVRNVPDEILVKVKENGGVVMVNYFSGFVVPESARQMTEMFHVRRELKKKYPDETEFNREYNRWKSSHKMQPGTIHDVVDHIDHIAKVAGVEHVGIGSDFDGVSTLPSQLEDVSTYPLITQALLDRGYTDQQIKQIMGLNLLRVMREAEQVARRLQQQTKD, encoded by the coding sequence ATGAACCGCCTGTCACTCCGAAGTCTTTTCCTGCATCTCCTGACTCCCCTGCTGATCACAGGCGGCCTGATTCCCTGCCCGACTCAAGCGGAGCCCCCTGCAAAGAAACCTGTGGTCCTGACGGACCGGGCCCGTGAGTTGCATCGGCAGTGTCTGGTAGTCGATGGTCACAACGACCTTCCCTGGACGATGCGGGAAAAAGCGGCCTCTTCCTTTAAACAGGCTGACATCGCCCAACCACAGCCGAAGTTCCATACCGATATTCCCCGGTTGCGTGATGGAAATGTCGGAGCCCAGTTCTGGTCCGCGTATGTTCCTACTGAGACCAGTCAGGAACGCAGAGCCGCTCATTACACTCTGGAACAGATCGACCTGATTCACCGGATGATCAAGCGTTATCCTGACGTATTCGAAATGGCATCCACGGCTGACGATATCGAACGGATTCACAAATCGGGCAAGATCGCCTCCATGATCGGTGTCGAAGGGGGGCACTCCATCGAAAACTCACTTTCATTGCTGCGGGTCTTCTATGGTCTGGGGGTCCGCTACATGACACTGACGCACTCAGACACACTAGACTGGGCAGACTCTGCAACCGATACAGCCAAACATGATGGCCTCTCCCCGTTCGGTGAGGAGGTTGTCCGTACCATGAACGAACTGGGGATGCTGGTCGATATTTCCCACGTCTCGCAGGCAACCATGGAGGATGTGCTGCGAGTCAGCCAGGCCCCCATCATCGCCTCGCATTCTTCAGCCCGGGCCGTCGCGGATCATGTGCGGAATGTGCCCGATGAGATCCTGGTGAAAGTCAAAGAGAACGGCGGGGTGGTGATGGTCAATTATTTCTCCGGATTCGTCGTACCGGAATCAGCCCGCCAGATGACAGAAATGTTTCATGTCCGCCGGGAGCTGAAAAAGAAATATCCCGATGAAACAGAGTTCAATCGGGAATACAATCGCTGGAAGAGCAGCCACAAAATGCAGCCCGGCACTATTCATGATGTGGTTGATCACATTGACCACATTGCTAAAGTCGCCGGAGTGGAACACGTGGGCATTGGTTCGGACTTTGACGGAGTCTCGACGCTTCCCAGTCAACTGGAAGATGTCTCAACCTATCCCCTGATCACCCAGGCGCTGCTCGACCGGGGTTATACCGATCAGCAGATCAAACAGATCATGGGACTGAACCTCCTGCGGGTCATGCGGGAAGCCGAGCAGGTCGCCCGTCGTCTGCAACAGCAGACCAAAGACTGA
- the folD gene encoding bifunctional methylenetetrahydrofolate dehydrogenase/methenyltetrahydrofolate cyclohydrolase FolD — translation MSAEIIDGKALAATFREQIAQEVAELKSATQVVPHLTAVLVGDDPASAVYVRNKQRACEKAGIESTLKRLPAETTEAELLTLVKELNADPGVHGILVQLPLPKHINETAILDVVDPLKDVDAFHPENVGLIVQGRPRYLPCTPYGIQQMILSTKMETAGKHAVILGRSEIVGKPMAMLLIQRGMGADATVTICHSRTQNLKEIVKSADIIIAAIGQPEFVTADMVKPGAIVIDVGINRVDDKLVGDVEFAGVKEVASAITPVPGGVGPMTIAMLLKNTLTAARILSGNAAAN, via the coding sequence GTGTCAGCAGAAATTATTGACGGCAAAGCACTGGCGGCGACATTTCGGGAACAGATCGCACAGGAAGTCGCAGAGCTGAAATCAGCAACGCAGGTCGTCCCGCACCTCACAGCGGTACTGGTAGGCGATGATCCCGCCAGCGCCGTTTATGTCCGTAACAAGCAGCGGGCCTGTGAAAAAGCCGGTATCGAAAGCACCTTAAAACGGCTGCCTGCCGAAACCACCGAAGCAGAACTGCTGACCCTGGTCAAAGAGCTCAATGCCGATCCCGGTGTACACGGCATCCTGGTACAGCTGCCGCTGCCGAAGCACATCAATGAGACAGCCATTCTGGATGTGGTCGATCCGCTCAAGGATGTGGACGCCTTTCATCCGGAAAATGTGGGTCTGATCGTGCAGGGGCGTCCCCGTTATCTGCCCTGTACGCCCTACGGCATTCAGCAGATGATCCTCTCGACAAAGATGGAGACCGCAGGCAAACATGCCGTCATCCTGGGACGGAGTGAAATCGTCGGGAAGCCGATGGCCATGTTACTCATTCAGCGGGGCATGGGGGCCGATGCCACGGTGACGATCTGTCACAGCCGCACACAGAATCTGAAAGAGATCGTGAAGTCGGCAGATATTATCATTGCCGCCATCGGTCAGCCTGAATTCGTAACCGCCGACATGGTCAAGCCGGGTGCAATTGTCATTGATGTGGGCATTAACCGCGTGGATGATAAGCTGGTAGGCGATGTGGAATTTGCAGGTGTCAAAGAGGTCGCGTCTGCGATTACCCCGGTTCCAGGGGGTGTCGGACCGATGACCATTGCCATGCTGCTGAAAAATACGCTGACCGCAGCCCGCATTCTGAGTGGCAACGCAGCTGCAAACTAA
- a CDS encoding phosphatidylglycerophosphatase A family protein — protein sequence MRNFKNVTILLLARGLGTGLAPKAPGTFGSLLGPVLVLGLFWLELSLPVYLVVSLLIFLLGVYLCEQGSRLLGKEDPGEIVIDEIGAFTVVMLPVFHRPLSADFLWVSLFAFLWFRLFDIWKPWPVRYFDRIHGGWGIMADDYVAAIYAAICLYVTLILLGWF from the coding sequence ATGAGAAATTTCAAAAACGTTACGATTTTGCTCCTCGCACGAGGGCTGGGTACAGGGCTGGCTCCCAAAGCTCCCGGAACATTCGGAAGTCTGCTGGGACCGGTTCTGGTGCTGGGACTGTTCTGGCTGGAATTGTCACTACCCGTCTATCTGGTGGTCTCTCTGCTGATTTTCCTGCTCGGCGTCTATCTCTGTGAACAGGGTTCGCGGCTTTTGGGGAAAGAAGATCCGGGTGAGATTGTCATCGATGAGATCGGGGCCTTCACGGTAGTCATGCTGCCTGTCTTTCACCGACCGTTATCTGCTGACTTTCTCTGGGTTTCCCTGTTTGCCTTTCTCTGGTTCCGTCTGTTTGACATCTGGAAGCCCTGGCCGGTTCGATATTTTGACCGCATCCACGGGGGCTGGGGAATCATGGCTGACGACTATGTCGCAGCCATCTACGCCGCGATTTGCCTTTACGTCACATTAATTCTTTTGGGGTGGTTTTAG